In Rattus norvegicus strain BN/NHsdMcwi chromosome 1, GRCr8, whole genome shotgun sequence, a genomic segment contains:
- the B4galnt4 gene encoding N-acetyl-beta-glucosaminyl-glycoprotein 4-beta-N-acetylgalactosaminyltransferase 1 codes for MPWFPVKKVRKQMKLLLLLLLLTCAAWLTYVHRSLVRPGRALRQRLGYGRDGEKLTGVTDSRGVRVASSTQRAEDSSESHEEEQAPEGRGPNMLFPGGARKPPPLNLTHQTPPWREEFKGQVNLHVFEDWCGGAVGHLRRNLHFPLFPHTRTTVTKLAVSPKWKNYGLRIFGFIHPARDGDVQFSVASDDNSEFWLSLDESPAAAQLIAFVGKTGSEWTAPGEFTKFSSQVSKPRRLMASRRYYFELLHKQDDKGSDHVEVGWRAFLPGLKFEIIGSAHISLYTDESSLKMDHVAHVPQSPASHVGGYPAQEEPSADMLHPDPRDTFFLTPRMEPLSLENVLEPCAYAPTYVLKDFPIARYQGLQFVYLSFIYPNDHTRLTHMETENKCFYRESPLYLERFGFYKYMKMDKEEGEEDEEEEVQRRAFLFLNPDDFLDDEDEQELLDSLEPTDASLQQSHRTPTPAASPETTASPTPPTTSPLDEQTLRHSRALNWAPRPLPLFLGRAPPPRTSEKSSSKVYVTRVRPGQRASPRALRDSPWPPFPGVFLRPKPLPRVQLRVPPHPPRTQGYRTSSPKVTELRPPVRAQTNQGGQEGQLHGQGLMVPTVDLNSSVETQSVTSFLSLSQVSRPQLPGEGEEGEDGAPGDEATSEDSEEEEEQAAGRPLGRWREDAIDWQRTFSVGAMDFELLRSDWNDLRCNVSGNLQLPETEAVDVVAQYMERLNARHGGRFSLLRIVNVEKRRDSARGSRFLLELELQERGGSRQRLSEYVFLRLPGARVGDEDGDSPEPPPAASSHPDSRPELCRPLHLAWRQDVMVHFIVPVKNQARWVVQFLADMTALHVQTGDSYFNIILVDFESEDMDVERALRAAQLPRYQYLRRTGNFERSAGLQTGVDAVEDPSSIVFLCDLHIHFPPNILDSIRKHCVEGKLAFAPVVMRLGCGSSPWDPHGYWEVNGFGLFGIYKSDFDRVGGMNTEEFRDQWGGEDWELLDRVLQAGLEVERLRLRHFYHHYHSKRGMWATRSRKGARAHRS; via the exons ATGCCGTGGTTCCCGGTGAAGAAGGTCCGCAAGCAGatgaagctgctgctgctgttgctgctgctcacCTGCGCCGCGTGGCTCACGTATGTGCACCGGAGCCTGGTGCGCCCGGGCCGCGCGCTACGCCAGCGGCTGGGCTACGGGCGAG ACGGTGAGAAGCTGACTGGTGTGACCGATAGCCGGGGTGTCCGGGTGGCATCATCCACACAGAGGGCAGAGGACTCTAGTGAAAGCCATGAAGAGGAGCAGGCG CCTGAGGGGCGGGGCCCAAACATGCTGTTTCCTGGAGGAGCTAGAAAGCCACCCCCACTGAACCTCACCCATCAGACACCCCCATGGCGGGAAGAG TTCAAAGGACAGGTGAACCTGCACGTGTTTGAGGACTGGTGTGGGGGTGCTGTGGGCCACTTGAGAAGAAACCTACACTTCCCACTATTTCCTCAT ACCCGCACGACGGTGACAAAGTTAGCCGTGTCCCCTAAGTGGAAGAACTATGGACTCCGGATTTTTGGCTTCATCCACCCAGCCAGAGATG GAGACGTCCAGTTCTCTGTGGCTTCGGATGACAACTCTGAGTTCTGGCTGAGTTTGGATGAGAGCCCAGCAGCTGCTCAGCTTATAGCCTTTGTGGGCAAG ACTGGCTCTGAGTGGACCGCACCTGGAGAATTCACCAAGTTCAGCTCCCAGGTGTCTAAGCCACGGCG GCTCATGGCCTCCAGGAGATACTACTTTGAACTGCTTCACAAGCAAGATGACAAGGGTTCAGACCATGTGGAAGTGGGT TGGCGAGCTTTCCTGCCGGGTCTGAAGTTCGAGATCATTGGTTCTGCTCACATCTCCCTGTACACAG ATGAGTCATCTCTGAAGATGGACCATGTGGCCCATGTGCCTCAGTCTCCAGCTAGCCATGTAGGAGGATACCCAGCACAGGAGGAGCCCAGCGCCGACATGCTGCATCCAGACCCCAGGGACACCTTCTTCCTCA CTCCGCGGATGGAACCTTTGAGCCTGGAGAATGTGCTAGAACCCTGTGCCTATGCACCTACCTATGTCCTCAAGGATTTCCCCATAGCCAGATACCAAGGACTGCAGTTC GTGTACCTGTCCTTCATCTATCCCAATGACCATACCCGTCTCACTCACATGGAGACAGAGAACAAGTGCTTCTACCGTGAGTCCCCGCTTTACCTGGAAAG GTTCGGGTTctataaatacatgaaaatggacaaggaggaaggagaggaagatgaggaagaagaagttCAGCGTAgagccttcctcttcctcaaccCAGATG ACTTCCTGGATGATGAAGATGAGCAGGAACTGTTAGACAGCCTGGAGCCCACTGATGCATCCCTACAGCAGAGCCACAGGACCCCCACCCCAGCAGCCTCCCCTGAAACTACAGCCAGCCCTACCCCACCTACGACTagtcctctggatgagcagaccCTCAGACATTCCCGGGCACTGAATTGGGCCCCACGCCCCCTGCCCCTCTTCTTGGGGCGAGCCCCGCCTCCCCGAACCTCGGAGAAGTCGTCTTCAAAAGTGTATGTGACCAGGGTACGACCTGGACAGCGGGCTTCCCCAAGGGCATTGAGAGACTCGCCCTGGCCACCCTTCCCTGGTGTCTTCCTGCGCCCCAAGCCTCTGCCCAGAGTACAGCTACGGGTGCCCCCGCATCCACCTCGGACCCAGGGCTATAGGACCAGTAGCCCCAAGGTCACAGAACTAAGGCCCCCAGTCAGGGCACAGACCAACCAGGGAGGCCAGGAGGGCCAGTTGCACGGACAAGGACTCATGGTGCCCACGGTGGACTTGAACTCCTCAGTGGAAACACAGTCTGTGACCTCCTTCCTGAGCTTATCTCAGGTATCTAGACCACAGCTGCCTGGAGAGGGTGAAGAAGGGGAGGACGGGGCCCCTGGTGATGAGGCCACATCAGAAGacagtgaggaagaggaggagcaggctgCTGGGCGGCCGCTGGGCCGCTGGCGTGAGGATGCTATTGACTGGCAGCGCACATTCAGCGTGGGCGCCATGGACTTCGAGCTGCTGCGCTCCGACTGGAACGACCTGCGCTGTAACGTGTCCGGGAACCTGCAGCTTCCTGAGACCGAAGCAGTGGACGTGGTGGCTCAGTACATGGAGCGGCTTAATGCACGGCATGGCGG GCGCTTCTCGCTTCTACGCATCGTGAACGTGGAAAAGCGCCGCGACTCCGCACGCGGAAGCCGCttcctcctggaactggaattgcaagAGCGCGGAGGCAGCCGCCAGCGCCTTTCAGAATATGTCTTCCTGCGATTGCCGGGAGCCCGCGTTGGGGACGAAGATGGAGACAGTCCCGAGCCCCCTCCTGCCGCCTCCAGCCACCCAGACAGTCGCCCAGAGCTCTGCCGGCCCTTGCACCTGGCCTGGCGTCAGGATGTCATGGTTCATTTCATTGTACCAG TGAAGAATCAGGCGCGCTGGGTAGTGCAGTTCCTGGCAGATATGACTGCGCTGCATGTGCAGACGGGGGACTCCTACTTCAacatcatcttggtggactttgaGAGCGAGGACATGGATGTGGAGCGGGCCCTGCGTGCGGCTCAGCTACCTCG GTACCAGTACTTGAGACGAACTGGAAACTTCGAGCGCTCTGCAGGCCTGCAAACTGGAGTTGATGCAGTGGAG GACCCCAGCAGCATCGTTTTCCTCTGTGACCTGCACATCCACTTCCCGCCTAACATCCTGGACAGCATCCGCAAGCATTGTGTGGAGGGCAAGCTGGCCTTCGCCCCTGTGGTCATGCGTCTGGGCTGTGGGAGCTCACcgtgggacccacatg GTTACTGGGAGGTGAATGGATTTGGTCTCTTTGGAATCTACAAATCAGACTTTGACCGAGTGGGAGGCATGAACACTGAGGAGTTCCGTGACCAGTGGGGAGGCGAGGACTGGGAACTTCTGGACAG GGTCCTGCAGGCAGGGCTGGAGGTGGAGAGGCTTCGACTTCGACATTTCTACCACCACTATCACTCAAAGCGAGGCATGTGGGCCACACGCAGCCGCAAGGGTGCCCGCGCACATCGatcctga